In one Bradyrhizobium sp. 4 genomic region, the following are encoded:
- a CDS encoding FAD-dependent oxidoreductase, whose protein sequence is MTGNERNAIETYECDVLVAGSGCSGMSAAITARYRGLDVLIVEKEPRFGGTTARSGGWLWIPGTSLAKAYGIAETPEQARTYLRHEAGNNFDAARVDAFLSAGPEAVDFFTSKTALRFDMPLVFPDYHAEAPGGTQGGRSMVARPFDGRELGDQIKTLGMPLPELTVFGMMLGSGKDIVHFMRVTKSLNSAVYVAKRLSRHLMDVLRYGRGMTLTNGNALAGRLAKSAQDLKIPMWLSAPVRELTVENGTVTGAIVAHEGRDVRIRARQGVVLACGGFPHDIERRKKMFPHAPTGNEHFSPGPTGNTGDGLRLAESAGGHVEDRLPNAAAWVPVSVTKRKDGSNGVMPHFIDRAKPGVIAVMRDGKRFANEGNSYHDFVQAMVKAAKPGEEIAAYLVCDHPTLRKYGLGCVPPFPMPLGHHLKTSYLMRGETLESLAAKAGIDSMALVETVKQFNATAPQGHDAAFGKGSKAYNRYQGDALHGPNPCVAPIENGPFYAIKMVVGDLGTYAGIVTDENGRALDAEGRVIPGLYAAGNDMASIMGGNYPGAGITLGPALTFGYIAGRHLADSAAKRNAA, encoded by the coding sequence ATGACCGGCAACGAGCGCAACGCAATTGAGACTTACGAGTGCGATGTGCTCGTGGCCGGATCTGGCTGCTCCGGCATGTCGGCCGCGATCACCGCGCGCTATCGCGGTCTCGACGTCCTGATCGTCGAGAAGGAGCCGCGCTTCGGCGGCACCACCGCCCGCTCCGGCGGCTGGTTGTGGATTCCCGGCACCTCGCTGGCCAAGGCTTACGGCATTGCGGAGACGCCCGAGCAGGCGCGGACCTACCTGCGCCATGAAGCCGGCAACAACTTTGACGCCGCACGCGTCGATGCGTTCCTGAGCGCCGGCCCCGAGGCGGTCGATTTTTTCACCAGCAAAACGGCGCTGCGCTTCGACATGCCGCTGGTGTTTCCGGACTATCACGCCGAAGCGCCCGGCGGCACCCAGGGCGGTCGTTCGATGGTGGCACGCCCGTTCGACGGCCGCGAGCTCGGCGACCAGATCAAGACCCTCGGCATGCCCCTGCCCGAGCTGACCGTATTCGGCATGATGCTCGGATCCGGCAAGGACATCGTCCATTTCATGCGTGTGACGAAGTCGCTGAATTCGGCGGTCTATGTCGCAAAGCGCCTGTCGCGGCATCTGATGGACGTGCTGCGCTACGGCCGCGGCATGACGCTGACCAATGGCAATGCGCTCGCCGGGCGACTGGCAAAATCCGCGCAGGATCTGAAGATCCCGATGTGGCTGTCCGCGCCGGTGCGCGAGCTGACGGTCGAGAACGGCACTGTCACCGGCGCCATTGTCGCCCACGAGGGACGCGACGTCCGCATTCGTGCCAGACAAGGCGTCGTGCTCGCCTGCGGCGGTTTCCCGCATGATATCGAACGGCGCAAGAAGATGTTTCCACACGCGCCGACTGGGAACGAGCATTTTTCGCCGGGACCAACCGGCAACACCGGCGACGGCCTGCGGCTTGCGGAAAGCGCCGGCGGCCATGTCGAGGACCGGCTCCCGAACGCGGCAGCCTGGGTCCCGGTCTCGGTCACCAAGCGCAAGGACGGCTCAAACGGTGTGATGCCGCATTTCATCGACCGCGCCAAACCCGGCGTGATCGCGGTGATGCGTGACGGCAAGCGCTTTGCCAACGAGGGCAATTCCTATCACGACTTCGTCCAGGCCATGGTCAAGGCGGCGAAGCCCGGCGAGGAGATCGCGGCCTACCTGGTCTGCGACCACCCGACCCTGCGCAAATACGGCCTCGGCTGCGTGCCGCCATTCCCGATGCCGCTAGGTCATCACCTCAAGACCAGCTATCTCATGCGCGGCGAGACGCTGGAGTCGCTCGCGGCAAAGGCGGGCATCGACAGCATGGCGCTCGTCGAGACCGTCAAGCAGTTCAATGCGACCGCACCGCAGGGACACGACGCCGCCTTCGGCAAGGGGTCAAAGGCCTATAACCGCTATCAGGGCGATGCGCTGCACGGCCCGAACCCTTGCGTCGCGCCGATCGAGAACGGCCCGTTCTACGCCATCAAGATGGTGGTCGGCGATCTCGGCACCTATGCAGGCATCGTCACCGACGAGAACGGGCGGGCGCTCGATGCGGAAGGACGGGTCATTCCGGGGCTCTATGCCGCCGGCAACGACATGGCGAGCATCATGGGCGGCAATTATCCCGGCGCCGGCATCACGCTTGGGCCGGCGCTGACCTTCGGCTACATTGCCGGCCGTCATCTCGCCGACAGCGCCGCCAAGCGCAACGCGGCGTAA
- a CDS encoding IclR family transcriptional regulator: MKRESRGIQSIEVGGELLRALARSGEPMMLRDLAREAGMTPAKAHPYLASFSRIGLIEQDETTGRYEIGALALELGLISLRRLSGVRIAGPKIAALASQIGHAVSLAVWGTHGPTVVQLEEPGQPVHIVMRAGSVMALLETATGRAFAAFLPEKTINAALESGLDRHGVGYNPKRAVKGAKLAEMLTEVRKHGLARALGDPLPGVNAFSAPVFDHSGHVALVITAMGPEGTFDARWDSPIAHALRDCAGGISKRLGHGMTAAAE, encoded by the coding sequence ATGAAGAGAGAAAGCCGCGGCATCCAGTCGATCGAGGTCGGCGGCGAATTGCTCCGCGCCCTCGCCCGCAGCGGCGAGCCGATGATGCTGCGCGATCTCGCACGCGAGGCCGGCATGACGCCGGCCAAGGCGCATCCCTATCTCGCCAGCTTCTCCCGCATCGGCCTGATCGAGCAGGACGAGACCACCGGCCGTTACGAGATCGGCGCGCTGGCGCTGGAGCTCGGCCTGATCAGCCTGCGCCGCCTGTCCGGCGTACGCATCGCAGGACCGAAGATCGCGGCGCTCGCAAGTCAGATCGGGCATGCGGTCTCGCTCGCGGTCTGGGGGACGCACGGCCCGACCGTGGTGCAGCTCGAAGAACCCGGCCAGCCCGTTCACATCGTGATGCGCGCCGGCTCGGTGATGGCGCTGCTGGAGACGGCGACCGGCCGGGCGTTTGCGGCCTTCCTGCCGGAGAAGACGATCAACGCCGCACTCGAAAGCGGCCTCGATCGTCACGGCGTCGGCTACAATCCTAAGCGCGCCGTGAAAGGCGCGAAGCTCGCCGAGATGCTCACCGAGGTCCGCAAGCACGGCCTCGCCCGCGCGCTCGGCGACCCCCTGCCCGGCGTCAACGCATTCTCTGCGCCGGTGTTTGACCATTCCGGCCATGTCGCGCTGGTGATCACCGCGATGGGGCCGGAAGGCACTTTTGACGCGCGGTGGGACAGCCCGATCGCCCATGCTTTGCGCGATTGCGCGGGCGGCATTTCGAAACGGCTTGGTCACGGGATGACGGCTGCAGCGGAGTGA
- a CDS encoding SDR family oxidoreductase, with the protein MKLTGKVAAITGAARGIGKACAKRFLDDGVKVVISDVDADGLAATAAELARPDALRTVVGNVAKRADVDQLVATAVKEFGRLDIMVNNAGVARNRDLLEISEEEFDEIIGINLKGAFFGVQAAAKQMIAQGGGGVIINMSSVNALLAIPALATYAMSKGGMKQLTSVAAVALAPHNIRVVAVGPGTILTDMVASSIYTSEDARKTVMSRTPAGRGGEPGEVASVVAFLASDDASYITGQTIYPDGGRLILNYTVPVKEK; encoded by the coding sequence ATGAAACTAACCGGCAAGGTCGCCGCCATCACCGGCGCGGCGCGCGGCATCGGCAAGGCCTGCGCAAAACGATTCCTGGACGACGGCGTCAAAGTCGTCATCTCGGATGTTGATGCCGACGGTTTGGCCGCGACGGCCGCCGAACTCGCGCGACCGGATGCCTTGCGTACCGTCGTCGGCAATGTCGCCAAGCGTGCCGATGTCGACCAACTGGTCGCAACGGCCGTGAAGGAGTTCGGCCGGCTCGACATCATGGTCAACAACGCCGGCGTCGCTCGTAACCGGGACCTCCTGGAGATCTCCGAAGAGGAATTCGACGAGATCATTGGCATCAACCTGAAGGGCGCATTCTTCGGTGTGCAGGCGGCGGCCAAGCAGATGATTGCGCAAGGTGGCGGCGGGGTCATCATCAACATGTCCTCGGTCAATGCACTGCTGGCAATCCCGGCGCTTGCCACCTACGCCATGTCCAAGGGCGGCATGAAGCAGCTCACCTCGGTCGCAGCCGTCGCACTCGCTCCGCACAATATTCGCGTTGTCGCGGTCGGGCCGGGAACGATTCTGACCGACATGGTGGCATCGTCCATCTACACCTCGGAGGATGCCCGCAAGACCGTGATGTCACGCACGCCGGCCGGCCGCGGCGGCGAGCCGGGCGAGGTGGCCTCCGTCGTGGCGTTTCTTGCGAGCGACGATGCCTCCTACATCACTGGGCAGACCATCTACCCAGACGGCGGTCGGCTCATTCTGAATTACACGGTGCCGGTGAAGGAGAAATAG
- a CDS encoding thiamine pyrophosphate-dependent enzyme codes for MQAQLDRRAAVAALLKNRKDTLVVSGLGSPTYDLHSVGDHDGNFYLWGAMGGAALIGLGLAQAQPGQRVLALTGDGEQLMGLGGIATIGVARPRNLDIVVIDNQHFGETGMQASHTGRGVDLTAIAVACGFAAAGTVRTLEEVERLATQLDETADGPRLFVIKVLAENPPRSLPSRDAVFIKNRFRAHLGFAAA; via the coding sequence ATGCAAGCCCAGCTCGACCGCCGCGCCGCCGTTGCCGCGCTCTTGAAGAATCGCAAGGACACGCTGGTCGTGTCCGGCCTCGGCTCGCCGACCTATGACCTTCATTCGGTCGGCGACCATGATGGCAATTTCTATCTCTGGGGCGCCATGGGCGGCGCCGCCCTGATCGGGCTTGGCCTCGCACAAGCCCAGCCGGGACAGCGCGTCCTCGCTTTGACCGGGGATGGCGAGCAGTTGATGGGCCTCGGCGGCATCGCCACCATCGGAGTCGCACGCCCGCGCAATCTCGACATCGTCGTGATCGACAACCAGCATTTTGGCGAGACGGGGATGCAGGCAAGCCACACAGGGCGCGGCGTCGATCTCACCGCGATTGCCGTGGCCTGCGGCTTTGCCGCTGCTGGAACCGTGCGGACGCTCGAGGAAGTCGAACGTCTGGCGACGCAGCTCGACGAGACGGCCGATGGCCCGCGGCTTTTTGTCATCAAGGTCCTGGCGGAAAATCCGCCGCGCTCGCTGCCCTCGCGCGATGCTGTCTTTATCAAAAACCGGTTCCGTGCTCATCTCGGCTTCGCGGCGGCCTGA
- a CDS encoding thiamine pyrophosphate-binding protein yields MHSLQSNPDTRADAWPSELYCILKAADVRQMSYVPDAGHSQLISLFSADRDVTTNVLTTEEEGVAIAAGAWLGGQRSVLLMQSSGVGNCINMLSLSAIGRFPLLMLVTMRGEWAEFNPWQVPMSRATQPSLEAIGLKVMRAETAEDLVETVESAAALAYDSDQQIAVLIGQRLIGKKKW; encoded by the coding sequence GTGCACAGCCTTCAATCCAATCCCGACACGCGCGCAGACGCTTGGCCGTCCGAGCTCTACTGCATCCTGAAGGCCGCCGACGTGCGGCAGATGTCCTACGTCCCCGATGCCGGCCACAGCCAGCTCATCAGCCTGTTCTCGGCCGACCGCGACGTCACCACCAACGTGCTGACGACGGAAGAGGAGGGCGTCGCCATCGCCGCAGGCGCCTGGCTCGGCGGCCAACGTAGCGTGCTCTTGATGCAGTCGAGCGGGGTCGGCAATTGCATCAACATGCTCTCGCTGTCGGCGATCGGACGATTTCCACTGCTGATGCTGGTGACGATGCGCGGCGAATGGGCCGAGTTCAATCCCTGGCAGGTGCCGATGAGCCGAGCGACCCAGCCCTCGCTGGAAGCGATCGGCCTGAAGGTGATGCGCGCGGAGACGGCGGAAGATCTGGTCGAGACGGTCGAATCGGCCGCAGCGCTCGCCTACGATTCCGATCAGCAGATCGCGGTGCTGATAGGACAGCGCCTGATCGGCAAGAAGAAGTGGTGA
- a CDS encoding aspartate/glutamate racemase family protein, with translation MTAPANSSPRIARGGKAIYGAPLGILMLEARFPRIPGDMGNGTTWPFPVLYRVVGGASPEKVVLKGAAGLLPDFIDAAKDLVRLGAEAITTNCGFLSLFQKEIAAAVGVPVATSSLMQVPWVQATLPPGKRVGLVTVSGSSLTPAHLAGAGVPLDTPLVGTEHGKEFFRVLIKAEKDDMDIAQAERDVVEAGKELVARNPDVGAIVLECTNMPPYAAALQAEVGLPVYDIYSMITWFHAGLRPRRFG, from the coding sequence ATGACCGCTCCAGCCAACTCGTCCCCCCGAATCGCCCGCGGCGGCAAAGCCATTTATGGGGCGCCGCTCGGCATCCTGATGCTGGAGGCGCGCTTTCCCCGCATTCCCGGCGACATGGGCAACGGCACCACCTGGCCTTTCCCCGTGCTCTATCGCGTGGTGGGTGGGGCTTCGCCGGAGAAGGTGGTGCTGAAGGGTGCGGCCGGTCTGCTGCCTGACTTCATCGATGCGGCAAAGGATCTAGTGCGGCTCGGGGCCGAAGCCATCACCACCAATTGCGGCTTCCTCTCTCTGTTCCAGAAGGAGATCGCAGCCGCGGTCGGCGTTCCCGTCGCGACCTCGTCACTGATGCAGGTGCCGTGGGTGCAGGCGACCTTGCCGCCGGGCAAGCGCGTCGGCCTCGTCACGGTGTCCGGTTCATCCTTGACGCCGGCCCATCTCGCAGGTGCCGGCGTGCCGCTCGATACGCCGCTGGTCGGCACCGAGCACGGCAAGGAATTCTTCCGCGTCCTGATCAAGGCCGAGAAGGACGACATGGATATCGCGCAGGCGGAACGTGACGTGGTCGAGGCCGGCAAGGAGCTGGTCGCCAGGAACCCGGATGTCGGCGCGATCGTGCTGGAATGCACCAACATGCCGCCTTATGCGGCAGCTTTGCAGGCCGAAGTTGGATTGCCCGTGTATGACATCTATTCCATGATCACCTGGTTTCATGCCGGACTGCGCCCGCGTCGGTTTGGCTAA
- a CDS encoding FAD-binding oxidoreductase: MSEGRHVAIIGAGAVGVISAIEALREGHRVTLIDPGEPGGEQAASYGNAGWLSSHSVIPPAEPGVWKKVPGYLMDPLGPLAIRWSYLPKVLPWLIKYLLSGWTETRVETTAFALRDLLKDAPLLHRKLAEEAGVPELIERNGVMHVFPSRGNFDNDLGWRVRKRVGIEWLELSADEMRQREPDLHPRYTFGVVVEEAGRCRDPGAYVAALAQHALASGAKLVRAKAIGLKLSDNKLVAVLTETGEIACDAAVIAAGAHSKRLTASVGDPLPLETERGYHVMIENPETGPRSSLMASDAKMVVNWTDKGLRAAGTVEIAGLEAEPNWKRAEILRNNLFSMFPKLPTDIPASRIKTWFGHRPSMPDGRPCIGYARASRDIVYAFGHGHIGLVGSARTGRLVAQLLSGKPPEIPLAPFSPDRFL, translated from the coding sequence ATGTCGGAGGGCCGCCACGTCGCCATCATCGGTGCCGGCGCGGTCGGCGTGATCAGTGCCATCGAGGCGCTGCGCGAGGGACATCGCGTCACATTGATCGATCCGGGCGAGCCCGGTGGCGAACAGGCGGCGAGTTACGGCAATGCCGGCTGGCTCTCCTCGCATTCGGTGATCCCGCCGGCTGAGCCCGGCGTCTGGAAGAAGGTGCCGGGTTATCTGATGGATCCGCTCGGGCCGCTCGCGATCCGCTGGTCTTATCTGCCGAAGGTGCTGCCCTGGCTGATCAAGTATCTGCTGTCGGGCTGGACCGAGACGCGGGTCGAGACGACGGCATTTGCGCTGCGCGACCTCCTGAAGGACGCGCCGCTATTGCACAGGAAGCTCGCGGAGGAGGCGGGCGTCCCTGAATTGATCGAACGTAACGGCGTGATGCATGTCTTCCCGTCACGCGGCAATTTCGACAACGATCTCGGCTGGCGCGTGCGCAAGCGCGTCGGCATCGAATGGCTGGAGCTTTCGGCCGACGAGATGCGTCAGCGCGAGCCTGATTTACATCCGCGCTACACGTTTGGCGTGGTGGTGGAAGAGGCCGGGCGCTGCCGCGACCCCGGAGCCTATGTCGCGGCCCTCGCGCAACATGCGCTGGCAAGCGGCGCCAAGCTTGTGCGCGCCAAGGCAATCGGGCTGAAGCTATCTGACAACAAGCTCGTGGCTGTCCTGACCGAGACCGGCGAGATTGCGTGCGATGCCGCGGTGATTGCCGCCGGTGCGCATTCGAAGCGGCTCACCGCATCCGTCGGCGATCCGCTGCCGCTGGAGACCGAGCGCGGCTATCACGTCATGATCGAGAATCCGGAAACGGGCCCGCGCAGCTCGTTGATGGCCTCGGATGCGAAGATGGTGGTGAACTGGACCGACAAGGGTTTGCGCGCCGCGGGGACGGTCGAGATCGCAGGCCTCGAGGCCGAGCCCAACTGGAAGCGCGCCGAGATTTTGCGCAACAACCTCTTCAGCATGTTCCCGAAACTGCCGACGGATATTCCGGCTTCGCGTATCAAGACCTGGTTTGGCCATCGGCCCAGCATGCCGGACGGACGTCCCTGCATCGGCTACGCGCGCGCCTCGCGCGACATCGTCTATGCCTTCGGCCACGGCCATATCGGCCTGGTCGGTTCGGCCCGCACCGGCCGTCTCGTCGCCCAGCTTCTGAGCGGCAAGCCGCCGGAAATTCCGCTCGCACCGTTTTCGCCCGATCGTTTTCTCTGA
- a CDS encoding thiamine pyrophosphate-binding protein gives MTIRNTRTGGQILIDQLVAQGVERVTCVPGESYLAALDALHDSPIDVMICRAEGGAAMMAEAYGKLTGRPGICFVTRGPGATNASHGVHIAMQDSTPMILFVGQVDTGMREREAFQELDYKAVFGTMAKWAVEIDRPDRIPELVARAFRVAMQGRPGPVVISLPENMLTETAAVADAMRIEPAVSWPAPADIERVGAMLASAKAPLVILGGSRWTDEVTRSIARFAERFDLPVATSFRRASLIDADHSHYAGDLGIGPSPGLKARIDNADVVLLIGGRMSEMPSSSYTLLDIPTPRQKLIHVHPGSEELGRIYQPEVAIQATPAAFAAAVETLKPAGAVAWKGEAAKAHADYLAWTEKARELPGTFQYGQVMTWLRDRLPKDAIVCNGAGNYAGWIHRHHRFHSFAAQLAPTSGSMGYGVPAAVLAKRQYPDRTVIAFAGDGCFLMNGQEFATAVQYDAALVVIVVDNAQYGTIRMHQERDYPGRVVGTQLKNPDFAMYAKAFGGHGERVERTEEFAPAFERALASGKPSILHCIIDPRAMSVGKDFAPAVKA, from the coding sequence ATGACCATTCGCAACACCCGCACCGGGGGCCAGATCCTGATTGATCAGCTAGTCGCGCAAGGCGTCGAGCGCGTCACCTGCGTGCCGGGCGAGAGCTACCTTGCGGCGCTCGACGCGCTGCATGACAGCCCGATCGACGTCATGATCTGCCGCGCCGAGGGCGGTGCGGCGATGATGGCGGAGGCCTATGGCAAGCTCACCGGCCGCCCCGGAATCTGCTTCGTCACCCGCGGCCCCGGCGCCACCAATGCCAGCCACGGCGTCCACATCGCGATGCAGGATTCCACGCCGATGATCCTGTTCGTCGGTCAGGTCGACACCGGCATGCGCGAGCGCGAGGCGTTCCAGGAGCTCGACTACAAGGCGGTGTTCGGCACCATGGCGAAATGGGCGGTCGAGATCGATCGTCCCGACCGCATTCCGGAGCTGGTCGCGCGCGCCTTCCGCGTCGCCATGCAGGGCCGGCCCGGTCCCGTCGTGATCTCGCTGCCCGAAAATATGCTGACCGAGACTGCTGCCGTTGCGGACGCCATGCGGATCGAGCCGGCGGTGAGCTGGCCGGCGCCCGCCGATATCGAGCGCGTTGGCGCCATGCTTGCGAGCGCCAAGGCACCGCTCGTCATTCTCGGCGGCTCGCGCTGGACCGATGAGGTGACCAGGAGCATCGCGCGCTTTGCCGAGCGCTTCGACTTGCCGGTCGCGACCTCGTTCCGCCGGGCCTCGCTGATCGACGCCGATCACTCGCACTATGCCGGCGATCTCGGCATCGGCCCGAGCCCGGGCCTGAAGGCGCGCATCGACAACGCCGATGTCGTTCTGCTCATCGGCGGCCGCATGTCGGAGATGCCGTCCTCATCCTACACGCTGCTCGACATTCCGACCCCGCGGCAGAAGTTGATCCACGTTCATCCCGGCTCCGAGGAGCTCGGCCGCATCTATCAGCCTGAGGTCGCGATCCAGGCCACGCCCGCCGCGTTTGCGGCCGCGGTCGAGACCCTGAAGCCGGCAGGCGCCGTTGCCTGGAAAGGCGAGGCCGCCAAGGCGCATGCCGACTATCTCGCTTGGACCGAGAAGGCGCGCGAGCTGCCGGGCACGTTCCAGTACGGACAAGTCATGACCTGGCTGCGCGATCGCCTGCCCAAGGACGCGATCGTCTGCAACGGCGCCGGTAATTATGCCGGCTGGATCCATCGCCATCACCGCTTCCACAGTTTTGCGGCGCAGCTCGCTCCGACGTCGGGCTCGATGGGCTATGGCGTGCCGGCCGCGGTGCTCGCGAAGCGGCAATATCCGGACCGTACCGTCATAGCTTTCGCCGGCGACGGCTGCTTCCTGATGAACGGGCAGGAGTTCGCGACTGCCGTGCAGTACGACGCGGCCCTCGTCGTCATCGTCGTCGACAATGCGCAATACGGTACCATCCGCATGCACCAGGAGCGCGACTATCCCGGTCGCGTGGTCGGCACCCAGCTCAAGAACCCGGATTTCGCGATGTATGCAAAAGCGTTCGGCGGCCACGGCGAGCGCGTCGAGCGCACCGAAGAGTTCGCGCCGGCCTTCGAGCGTGCGCTCGCCTCGGGCAAGCCGTCGATCCTCCACTGCATCATCGATCCGCGGGCGATGTCGGTCGGCAAGGACTTTGCCCCTGCGGTGAAGGCTTAA
- a CDS encoding ABC transporter permease: MTRLSPARIALYVISALVLVYLILPVLIIAPISFSSARFLTFPPPSFSLRWYQQYFSNAAWMQATRVTLTVALLTVVIATPLGVAAAYAISQSKLRIMRVIHVALLLPLVVPIIITAVGIFFLYAKVGLVATLPGLVLANVMLGLPYVIISVLAGLQSFDPAQEMVARSLGMNRLRSFFAVTLPQIKSSVVAGGIFAFISAMDETIVALFISGGQYQPLTKRMFTALRDEIDPTIAAISTLMTAASFMLVLLASARQRKGA, translated from the coding sequence ATGACACGATTGTCGCCCGCCCGGATTGCCCTCTATGTGATCAGCGCGCTGGTGCTGGTCTACCTGATCCTGCCGGTGCTGATTATCGCGCCGATCTCCTTCTCCAGCGCGCGCTTCCTGACCTTCCCGCCGCCGTCGTTCTCGCTGCGCTGGTATCAGCAGTATTTCTCCAACGCCGCCTGGATGCAGGCGACGCGGGTGACGCTGACGGTCGCTCTCCTGACCGTGGTGATCGCGACGCCGCTCGGCGTTGCCGCCGCCTACGCCATCAGCCAGTCGAAGCTGCGCATCATGCGCGTCATCCACGTGGCGCTGCTGTTGCCGCTGGTGGTGCCGATCATCATCACTGCGGTGGGCATCTTCTTCCTCTATGCCAAAGTCGGCCTGGTCGCGACCCTGCCGGGCCTGGTGCTGGCGAACGTGATGCTGGGCCTGCCATACGTCATCATCTCGGTGCTGGCGGGTTTGCAGAGCTTCGACCCGGCGCAGGAGATGGTGGCGCGCAGCCTCGGCATGAACCGCCTGCGCAGCTTCTTCGCGGTGACCCTGCCGCAGATCAAGTCCAGCGTGGTCGCTGGCGGCATCTTCGCCTTCATCTCGGCGATGGACGAGACCATCGTCGCGCTCTTCATCTCCGGCGGCCAGTATCAGCCCCTGACCAAGCGCATGTTCACCGCGCTCCGCGACGAGATCGACCCGACCATCGCCGCCATCTCGACGCTGATGACCGCGGCCTCGTTCATGCTGGTGCTGCTGGCAAGCGCGCGGCAGCGCAAAGGGGCATGA
- a CDS encoding ABC transporter permease, producing the protein MPDPSQKHQRREHALMLALVSPALLVILALIVLPVGWLAWQSIYHDGFTLENYRRVFTEDIYWRSFALTFEISLAVTGIALLLGYPVAYLANSVPKGWSILILSLVVLPFWTSVLVRAYAWLALLQRTGVINQLLRYLDVTSEPLALVHNTFGTVVATVHILLPFMVLPLYATMQKIPSDLMQAGASLGASPSLTFVRVFLPLSLPGVLAGCTMVFVLCLGFYITPELLGGGRTVMVSMLVSRNVELYNQFGAASAVAVVLLLSVLAIFFAVSRFISLDRILGQK; encoded by the coding sequence ATGCCAGATCCATCGCAAAAGCATCAGCGCCGCGAGCATGCGCTGATGCTGGCATTGGTGTCGCCTGCGCTGCTGGTGATCTTGGCTCTGATCGTGCTGCCGGTCGGCTGGCTCGCCTGGCAGTCGATCTACCATGACGGCTTCACGCTGGAGAATTATCGCCGCGTCTTCACCGAAGACATCTACTGGCGCAGCTTTGCGCTGACCTTCGAGATCAGCCTCGCGGTCACGGGAATCGCGCTGCTGCTTGGCTATCCCGTGGCCTACCTCGCCAACTCGGTGCCGAAAGGATGGAGCATTCTCATCCTGTCGCTGGTCGTGCTGCCGTTCTGGACCAGTGTGCTGGTGCGCGCCTATGCCTGGCTGGCGCTGCTCCAGCGCACCGGTGTGATCAACCAGCTTTTGCGTTATCTCGATGTGACGAGCGAACCGCTCGCGCTGGTGCACAACACCTTCGGCACCGTGGTTGCGACGGTACACATCCTGTTGCCGTTCATGGTGCTGCCGCTCTATGCCACCATGCAGAAGATTCCGAGCGATCTCATGCAGGCCGGCGCCAGCTTGGGGGCGAGCCCGTCGCTCACCTTCGTCCGCGTCTTCCTGCCGCTGTCGCTACCGGGCGTGCTCGCAGGCTGCACCATGGTGTTCGTGCTCTGCCTCGGCTTCTACATCACGCCGGAACTGCTCGGCGGCGGCCGCACGGTGATGGTGTCGATGCTGGTGAGCCGCAATGTCGAGCTCTACAATCAGTTTGGCGCCGCGAGCGCGGTCGCCGTCGTGCTGCTCTTAAGCGTGCTCGCGATCTTCTTCGCCGTCAGCCGCTTCATCTCGCTCGATCGCATATTGGGGCAGAAATGA